The genome window TTCTGGCGGAACGGGATCGCTTCGGCTCAATGTCGGAGCGATTCCCCGCCAAATGCCGCGCGGTTACGGTCTGGGAGGGTTTAGGCGGCTTCTGCCACGCGCCGATCTCATCCGATCGCGGGATGTGTGACGGGCCCGGTTTGGATAGGCTGATTGGAAGCCGCACGTTGGGGGACACTTCCATGAAATGCATTTTGCCGCGGACGATGCCTTATCCGAAGATAGCCGCGACGGTGTTGGGCGCGCTTGCCGTTGCCGTCGTTTTTTGTGCGGGGTGTTCGAAAGCGACAGCCGAGACGATCGACGTTTACGACGATCACGGTGGATCGGTGGTGGCATACGATCAACGCTGGGCCGGGCTCGCGCGGCGGGGCGTGAATGTCCGCATCATTGGTCCGTGTCAATCGGCCTGTACCGTGCTTCTGCGCCATATACCGCGCAGTCGTATCTGTGTCACGCCTGCCGCGTCTTTCGGCTTTCATCTCGCCAAAAGGCAGCGAGGCACTGACATTCTGCGAGCAGGCTATGCGCCCGATATCATGGGCTGGATCAACCGTCATGGCGGCCTCACGCCCGATTTCATCTGGATGAGCGCGCCGGATACGTACCGCTTTTTCCGCAAGTGCTAGAGCAGTGAATGTTACGATTCGCGCCCGCTGGCGGCACAGTCATCTTGGTTGCTCGTGCTTGACGCGCGCATAATTCTGCTTGAGCGCGTATGGCAACGTGGACCAACCGTATGCGCCAGAGCACTGGGGTATGATCCGCAAAAGCGGACAATCTCGCGCAAACAAAGACCTGGCGTGCGATAACGAGCGTTGCCGGAGCATACCGGCGTCAGTTTGCGCGGCTGAGACCTGCGTCAAGCCTCGACTTGCGACGCGGCACCGTCATTCGGCAACAGGCCGGGCAGGCGCGGCACCTGCACGCCGATCATGCTTTCGCGCGTGACGAGGGCGGCAAGGTCTTCTTCCAGAAAGGCTTCGCTTCCGGCGGGCCGCATCGGCAGGACGAGATAGACGTGGTCCGCCGCCGCATCGTGGACGCGCACCTCGACATAGCTCGGGATGTCCGCGCCGAATTCCGCGAGCACCTGGCGCGGCTCACGCACGGCGCGGCTTCTGTACGCGGCGCTCTCGTACCACGCAGGCGCACGGCCAAGCAGCGCGCGTGGAAAGGATACGCCGAGCGAGGACACGACGAGATTATGCAGATGCGGCGTGTTTTCCACGACGATGAGCCGCCCCGGCCCCGCGTCACAATCGAACTCGCGCGCGGCGAGGTTGGCGTTCTCGAAAAGCCGCGCCTTGAAGCCAGGATCGACCCAGGCGCGGGCGATGAGCCGCGCGCCATAGGCGGGTGAACCTGCGTCGAGCGCTTCGACGGCACGCTGAATGTCGACGGCCTTGATCAGGCCCTTCGCGATGAGCAACTCGCTCAACGCCGCTTCGAGCGCTTCGTAATAGCCAAGCGGAGCAACTGTCGATGTTGTCGCGATCGCCCGCGACGTTGAACCGTGCTCAGGCCCGGCGCTTCCGCCGACCCGGCGCAACCCTACGATACCAAGGAAGTTGATCATCGGTCTTGTCTTTCGGATTGAGCGTCAGCCAGTGCTCGAACAGCTCGATTTCGAGAGTATCGTTCGGCGGGCCCTTATAGTCGGGCCACAGGTCGACCTGCCGGAACCGCACCCGATAGAGCATCTTCTTCGGCGTGAAGCGGCCATAGGCGATGTCGTCGGGGTTGAGGAATTCGCCGAGCGCGCGCGAGATGGTACCTTTGGCGCCCATGACGTAACGCGGCGTGCGGGTATAGGCCGGGCCGATCACGCGGCGCACATGGACGGTGTCGCCGGTGCCGAAGCGCGGCTCGTTGCCCTTGATGACCGGCAGCATCGAAGGCGCGACGGGCACCAGCACCGCCGGTGTCTCCGCTTCTGCCGAGGCGTCGGAAGGGACTTCGTTATCGGTGATGATCGTCTGGCTCATGATCGTCTGGCTCATGGTCGTCTGGCTCATGGCCGCCCCTGTTTCGAGACTGCTTCCAGCGCATCCGCCAGTTGGTCGCCCGAGATGACGCCGCGTTCGAGCAACGCATTCGCCAGCGCCACGACCGCGCGTTCATGATAGGTCGCGCCCTCGGCGGCGGCGTTGTCTATGCGCCGACGCATGTCGTCCGGCGTGAACAGTCCGCGCGCGGGATGCTGCACGAGCGTGAGCAGCGCCTCGACGCGATCTTGCCAGGGCAGCGACTCACGGCCGGTAAACTCGATCGCGCCAGCGGGCGAACCGCCGATATCGTTCTGTTTTCTCGGAGCTTCTTGCATGGGAATCGGCCGCGATGACGGTTTGGTGACAGATGCATCACGGTATAGCAAGACGGTGCTCGAAATGCAAAAATCAACGTCGGCGCGCAACGTGAGGCCGGTTATCGCACCGCCGGCGGGCGACGACGCGCGCGCTATGCGCCGTTATATTCCGCCCAGCATTCCGGCGTTTCGTAAACGCGCACGGCGGTGAGTTGCGGCAGCGCGTCCTTCACGCGGTCCCAGATCCACGCGGCGATGTTCTCGGCGGTGGGGTTCTCCAGCCCTTCGACTTCATTCAGATAATAATGGTCGAGCCGCTTGAGCAGCGGGCCGAACGCCGCCTCGATGTCGAAGAAGTCGACGACGAACCCGGTTTCCGGATCGACCGGCCCTTCGAGCTGAAGCTCGACCCGATAGGAGTGTCCATGCACTCGGCGGCAGGGATGAGTGTCCTTTACGAAGGGCAGGCGGTGTGCCGCCTCGAACCGGAACGACTGCGTAACTTTCATCGAAAAAATGCTCTCAACTGCGGATGGCGCGACGACGCGCCGCCTCCTTATAACCCATGCTCGCGGCTTGTTTCCAACATTTGCGTTCCGTTTTCGCAGGCTCGCAAGCAAGCTGGCTCGGCATAACCTCGAAATTGCCGGCCATGTTGTCGAATCGTTCTCTAGAACGAATCGGGGACGGTCACGCGCCAAGCTTGCGTCAAGCTTTATGTTTGGAGTGACGACCGCCTATGGAAAAAGCTGCGTCTTCGTCCAGGCTGCGCCGCGACCCTCCCGCCGGAACACGATGCGGTCGTGGAGGCGATATTGGCGGTCCTGCCAGAATTCGATCTCCAGCGGCACCACGCGGAAGCCGGACCAGTAGGGCGGACGCTTCGGCTCGATCCCGGCGAACAGCTTGCCGAAATGCTTGACGGCCTCGCCGAGCGCCGCGCGGCTTTCGAGCGGTCGCGACTGCTTGCTCGCCCATGCGCCGATGCGGCTGCCAAGCGGACGCGAGGCATAGTAGGCGTCGGCCTCTTCCGCGCTCACCTGTTCGACCGTGCCGCGCACACGCACCTGACGGCGCAGCGATTTCCAGTGGAAAAGTAGCGCCGCTTGCGGATTCAAGAGAAGCTCGCGCCCCTTGGTGCTCTCGAAGTTCGTGTAGAACACGAAGCCGCGCTCATCCACACTCTTCAGTAGCACCATCCGCGCGTTCGGCATGCCGCTCGGGTCGGCGGTGGCGACGGTCATCGCGTTGGGATCGTTCGGTTCGCTCCGCTCGGCTTCCTTGAACCATGCATCGAAGAGGGGCAGGGGATCGCTCGCCTGCGTGAAATCGCCGTCAGTCGTCGAGGTCATTTTTCGGGTCCGGGGTTGGTCGCAGACGCGCTCCGCTTGGAGCCCGGCGTGTAAACACGCAAACGAACTCGCCCGCGCCGCGTCAACGACGGCCGAACTTATCGCGTCCGCACCCGCCAAGCTATCACTTTACGCGAGCGGCTTAATGTGTAGGATGCGTCACCGTTAATATCGGGGAACGAACGTGGTCCAGACAGCACCTTTGATGAGCGGAAAACGCGGCCTGATCATGGGCATCGCAAACAATCGGTCCATTGCCTGGGGGATCGCCAAGGCTGCGGCGGACCAGGGCGCGGAACTGGCGTTTACCTATCAGGGCGATGCGTTGAAGAAGCGCGTTGAGCCGCTGGCGGCCGAAGTCGGCGTGAAGCACGTCCTGCCGTGCGACGTGACGGACGACGCCTCTGTCGATGCGGTTTTCGAAACGCTGAAGGCAGATTGGGGCAGCCTCGATTTCGTCGTGCACGCAGTCGCCTATTCCAACAAGGAAGAACTCGACGGCCGCTATGTCGATACGACGGCTGATAATTTTTCGAAGACGCTGCTCATCTCGTGTTACTCATTCACGGCGATTGCGAAGCGCGCCGAGAAGCTGATGACGAACGGCGGCTCACTCCTCACGCTCACCTATTACGGCGCCGAAAAGGTCATGCCGCATTACAATGTGATGGGCGTGGCGAAGGCCGCGCTTGAAGCGAGCGTGCGCTACCTTGCCGAGGATCTCGGCCGTCAGAAGATCCGCGTGAACGCGATATCGGCCGGGCCGATCAAGACGCTCGCGGCTTCGGGCATCGCCGACTTCCGCTATATCCTGAAGTGGAACGAATACAATTCGCCGCTCCGCCGGACGGTATCCATCGAGGATGTCGGCGGCGCAGGGCTCTATTTGCTGTCCGATCTCAGCAAAGGGGTAACGGGAGAGGTGCATCATGTCGACGCGGGCTATCACGTCGTTGGCATGAAAGCGGAGGATGCTCCCGATATCGCCGTGATTCAGTCCAATAGCTAGGCTTCAGTAAAACTGGCTTTGCGGCGGGCGCGACCGCCGATGTGGCGCGAGGTGAGTATGGAACCGTTCAAGGCGCTGACCCTGGTGGCGGCATCCGCTGTCATTTCGCTTGTCACAGCGGGCGCGGCCGGCTTCTACGCGGGCTATTCCGCCGGTCGCAGTAACCTCGCCGAAATCAAGACCTATCTCGCTGATGCGCCGGTTTCGGTTGCGAGCGGTTCGGGCGGCGCGCCGGTTTCGTTGAAGCCCGTCACCGATGAGATCCGCGCCTTGTCCGCGAGGATCGAAGCGCTCGCCGCCGAACAGCCCAAGCCGGTCGCAACCCCGGCGGCGGACGCTTCCGCGTCGTCCAAGCCTGTCATCGACGAAATCCGCGCCCTATCCCGTCAGCTCGACGGCGTGAAGGCCGACGTCTCGAAGGTTCATGCGGTTGCGGCGCCCGCATCTCCCGCGCTTGAGCGTGCCGTGGCGTCGGCGCCGGACTATTCCGACGCGCTGACGGATATCCGCGAGCAGGTTCGCGGCCTTGCCCTCAAGATGGACAAGCAGGAGCCGAAAGCGCCGAAAGCTCTTGTGGACGAAATCCGCTCGCTGAGCACGGCGGTTCAGGCGCAGGACAGCGGCACGAAAAGGGTGGTCGACGAAGTCCGCACGGGCTTCGCTTCGCTTCAGAACGCGGAGCCGAAAACGCCTAAGGCACTGGTGGAAGAGGTTCGCGCGATTTCGGCCACGATCAGCGCGCAGGCGGCCAAGCCGCAGGTTTCCGTGGTCGACCAAATCAAGATTTTGCAGGCGTCGATCGAATCGCTGAAGGCTCGGCTCGCGAGCGGTCAGAGCGGCGGCGCGACTGCCGATGGCGCCGATCTCGCGCAGATCCGGCAGCTTCTCCTCGCCGCGACGGAGCAGTTCGGCAAATGCCAGACGCAACTTGCGTCTTACTCCGCGCCGGCTTCCGCGCCGGTGGCGCAGACGGTGAGCGCACCCGCGGCCGCCGCTATTTCGGTTTCGCCGAGCACGCGTCAGGAACCGGCCGCCGTTGTGTTCTACGACAACGTCATGCTGAAGAAGGATCAGGAAAAGCAGTATGACGAAATCGGCGTGCGCCTCGCGCTTCAGGCCATCGGGCCGAAGCAGGTGAAGGTGGCGGTGAACCGGCAGGGCTTCGGCCTGGCATTCGGCGAGCGGAAGGTCTTCCGCAGTCAGGACGTCGAGTGCGAGATCAACCTGATGGAAACGAACCTTAACGAAGCGCAGGCCCGCGTCAGCCTGTCCTGCAAGCGCTGACAGCGAGACATGCCCCTCATATATTTCATTCGTCACGGTCAGACCGATTATAATGCCGCGCGCCGCGTGCAGGGCTGGCTAGACATCCCGATCAACGCGACCGGTCGCGTGCAGGCGCTGCGCAACGGCGGCGTGCTCAACGAGCTGATCAGCGACAAGATGCGACTCGATTTCATCTCCAGTCCGCTGCTTCGAACGCGTCAGACGATGGAAATCATGCGCGCCGCGATGGGGCTTCCCACAGCCGGATATCAGACGGACGATCGCCTGAAGGAGATCAGCTTCGGCGAATGGGAAGGCATGAACCGCGAGGAGATCGACGCGATCGCGATGGATCTGCATGCGAGCGTCGAGGCGGATCGCTGGAACAAGGCCCCGCCCGGCGGGCAGTCGTTTCGCGACTACACGGCGCAGGTGCTGTCGTGGCTCGCGGAAATAAAGCGGGACACGGTAGTCGTCGCGCATGGCGGCACGAGCCGCGTCGTGCGGGCGCACTTCATGAAGCTCGGCCCAGTCGACATGCATAAGCTCGATGTCCCGCAGGACAAGGTGTTGCTGATCGAGGGCGGCGCGCTGCATTGGCTGTGAGCGGCGTCGATCCGGCGCAACGCCACTCGGCGTTGAAACGGTTTCCAGCCGACGCCAATTGAGCATGATTCGCAAACTGGCTCTCGGTTGCGAGAGGAAAGTGTCCGCTGGCGCGAGATATTGCCGCTCCTGACGGGGCGAGGAGCAGAGATGTCCTATAACACCTTCGGCCATATGTTTCGCGTGACCACGTGGGGCGAGAGCCACGGCCCCGCCATCGGCTGCGTGATCGACGGCTGCCCACCCGGCATTCCGCTGACCGAGGCCGACATCCAGCCGTTCCTCGACAAGCGGCGCCCCGGCCAGTCGCGCTTCACCACGCAGCGGCAGGAAGAGGACCGCGTGCGCATCCTCTCGGGCGTTTTCCCGAACGAGGCGGGCGTGCAGGTGACGACGGGCACGCCCGTCGCGCTCGAAATCCAGAACACGGACCAGCGCTCGAAGGACTATTCCGATATCAAGGACAAGTTCCGTCCCGGCCACGCGGACTTCACCTATGTCGAGAAATACGGCATCCGCGACTATCGCGGTGGCGGCCGCTCGTCCGCGCGCGAGACGGCGATGCGGGTCGCGGCGGGCGCGGTTGCGCGGAAGGTTGTGCCGGGCATCGCCATTCGCGGCGCGCTCGTGCAGGTCGGTGCGGAGCAGATCGACCGCGCGCGCTGGGATTGGGCCGAGGTCGAGCGCAATCCGTTTTTTGCCCCCGACGCGGGCATCGTCGAGCGCTGGACGGCCTATCTCGACGGCGTGCGCAAGGCTGGCTCATCGTGCGGTGCGGTGGTTGAAGTGGTCGCGGAAGGAGCGCCCGCCGGCCTTGGTGCGCCGCTCTACGGCAAGCTCGACCAGGACATCGCCGCCGCATTCATGAGCATCAACGCCGTGAAGGGCGTGGAAATCGGCGAGGGGTTCGCATCTGCCGCACTTTCGGGCGAAGATAATGCCGACGAAATGCGCATCGGTCCAGACGGCCAGCCGGTTTTCCTGTCGAATCACGCGGGCGGCATCCTCGGCGGCATCTCGACGGGGCAGCCCATCGTCGCGCGTTTCGCCGTGAAACCAACGTCTTCGATCCTCACGCCGCGCCGCACCATCGACACGCAGGGCCACGACGCCGAGATCCTCACCAAGGGGCGGCACGATCCTTGCGTTGGCATCCGCGCGGTGCCGGTCGGGGAGGCGATGATGGCCATCGTTCTGGCGGACCACTGGCTCAGGCATCGCGCGCAGACGGGCCGGTAACGCCTGCTGCGCGGATGGCGTGGCGTGGGGCGGCGTCCTCGGGATGTATCTATGTGCTTCCCGCAGTGCGTTCGGTGCGTTAAGATCGCGTTAATTGGGCGGCACGATCCGGTGGAATGCGTCACGGCCCCTTCGGCCGCCGCGACGGCATCGCGTCTCGCGCCGTGCCCTGACGTTGTGTGGAGCGAATGACATTTGAGTCCCGATTGCTGCGAGATCTCGCTCGAATGTCAATTCAGAAGCTCCAGGAGACTCATAGTTGAGTGGCCCTTTTTGTTCCGAAATTGCTCGCGAGCGTGCTGCAAGCGGATGTAATGTCGGTATCGGACCACTCAGAGCATGATCCGCAAAAGGGTAACGCCGGTTTTGGGATAATTCATGCTCAAACAAGACATTGGAGCGCGCTTTTGAGTCCATCAAAGGCGAAAACACTTCAATCGTTGTCAAACGGGTGTGCTCATGGCGCGGCGGCCAGATCTTCCAGACTACTTGCAGGACGGGTTCATTCTTCCCTACTCGCGCACCGAGGTGCCGCGCTTCCACGTGCTGGCGTTCATTTCGGCGGCCACGTTCGCCGCGTGGCTGACGTGGGGCTACGAACTGCTTTCGATCACGGCAATCCTCGCGGGGTGCTCGGCGTACTATTTCTTCCCTTTCACAGAGAGCCGTCCGCGTCTCGGCGCGAACCAGTACGGCCTGTTCATAGACGGGCTCGGCCTCATCGCCTGGCGCTCCATCGGCGAACTGACGTTCGTGTCATTTTCCGTGCGCACGCTCGACATGGAGGAACTTCACATCAAGCTGCGGGAGCCGCTCGGCCGCGCGCTCATCGCGGACTGGCGGCGGCTGCCGATCTGGCGGCTTCTCATGCGCTTGCCGTGGAAGATGGGGCACGACGGCATCATCCGCATCAACCTCCAGCCGTTCGAGCCGCCCGGCGAGGAGATCGCGAAGACGATGGAGCGGATGTGGAAGTTTTATCGGTGAGCTGCCGCCGCCCATCACACATGAACGCCGGGGAATAGCGTCGAGAACGCGACCTGCTCGGCGGTGAGGTGCTGTTCGGGCGCACGGTCGGCGGCGGCGCCGTTTCCTTTCGTCGCCGTGTCGGGGAAGAGCTGGAACAACACGCTGTTGACGAGCAGGCCGAGCCGGGGAGCGGTTGCGCCGACAAGGCCGCCGAACACGCCGAGGCCGGTGGCAACGCGCGCCGGGCGGTGCAGGATCGCCTCGGCCAGCATTTCCGCCGCCTGATCCGGCGTCAGCACGGAGGCGTGGTCGTAGATCTTCGTCGGTGAGATCATCGGCGTGCGCACGAGCGGGAAGTTCACCACGGTGAAATGCACGCCCTTTTCGAAATACTCGGCCGCCGCCGCACGCGTCCACGCTTCGAGCGCGGCCTTGGACGCGATATAGGCCGAGAAACGCGGCGCACTCGTCAGCACACCGATGGACGAGATGTTGATGATGTGCGCGTCGCCCCTCTCGACCATCGACGGCAAGAGGCCGAGCGTTAGCCGCACCGCGCCGAAGTAATTCACCTGCATCGTGCGCTCGAAATCGTGCATGCGGTCGTAGGAATCGGCGACCGCCCGGCGGATCGAGCGGCCGGCGTTGTTGATGAGCACGTCAACGCCGCCATGCTCGCCGAGCACTTGCTTCACCAGCGCGTCGCATTGATCGGCGTGCGTCACATCGGCGGCGTAGGTGTGGAGCGTGAGCCCTTTCGCGGCGGCTTCCTCGCGCGCGGCTTCGAGCTTCAGAGGATCGCGCGCGACGATCAGCACGGTTGCGCCCGCGCCCGCTAGCTTCATCGCCGTGGCCTTGCCAATGCCCGAAGAGCCGCCGGTGATGAGCACGACCTTGCCCGCCAGCTTCTTGCGCAGCGTCTTCGCCGTCATGAGATCGGGATCGAGCTTGCGCTCCCAGTAATCCCAGATCGCGGCGGCGTAATCGTCGAGGCGCGGCACCATGATGCCCGCCGGTTCGAGAATCGCCTGAGTCTCGCTCGAATCGAACCGCGTGGGGTAATTGAGGAAGGTGAAGACGTCCTTCGGCAGCGCGAGTTCCTTGCGCAGCGCGGCTTGCAGACGGCGCAGCACCGGCATCGACGACAGCCCCGCCTTGAGGCCCGGCGGCACGAGGCGCAGCAGCCCCACATTGATGCGCATGCTGATGTCGGGCGCGTGGCCCGCATGGGCGAAGATGTTCATCACGTCGCCGACGCGATGCGGATGCGGGTCGGTGAGGTGGAACGCGCGCCCGTCGAGGCCCGGCTGGTGCGCGATATGGTCGAGGGCCGCGACGACGAAATCCACCGGTACGATGTTGATGCGCCCGCCTTCGAGGCCAACGAGCGGCATCCACGGCGGCACCGCGCCCCGGATCTTCTTGATGAGGCCGAAGAAGTAGTAGGGCCCATCGATCTTGTCCATTTCGCCGGACTTCGAATCGCCGACCACGATGCCTGGCCGGTAAACGCGCCAGGGCACCGAGCATTCGCGGCGCACGACGCCTTCCGACTCGTGCTTGCTCGCGTAATAGGGGTGGTCGAGCCCGCGCGCCTCCTCGAACATGTCCTCGCGGAACGTGCCCTCATAGAGACCTGCGGCGGCGATGGAACTCATGTGGTGGAAGTGCCGTGCGCCGATCGTCTCCGCGAAGCGGACAGCGTTGCGCGTGCCCTCGATGTTGGTGCGCGTCTCGATTTCGGCGTCGGCGTCGAGATCGTAGACGGCGGCGAGATGGAAGACGTGGTCTACCTTGCCCTTCAGCGCATGCGCGTTCTTCGCCGACACGCCGAGGTCGGGTTTCAGCAGATCGCCCTGCACCGCGATGGCGCGTTTCGCCGTCACCCCCCAATATTTGCGCAGGACATCGGCCCGCGCCGGGTCCGGGCTTCGCATCAGGAAATAGACGGTGGCGTCGGCCCGGGACAACAACGCCTTGACGAGCCGCTTGCCGATGAAGCCGCTCGCACCCGTAACGAAATAGATCATGGATCCCTCCCTCGGGCGCGGCATGTTTCCCGCCGTCGCCCGTCCCACTAAATGATTAGGCAGAACAGCCTAGAATGGTTTGATTGAGGTCAATCGACTTTCAGGCCGCGCAGATTATAAATACGAATACATACAACCATTCGCAAAGCGAAGGAATGGGAGGATAAAATGGGAAAGAAACTCAACGAACTCGCCGGTGAAGGCAGCGATACCCACCTCGTTCAAACGATCCGTGATTCCGCGTCGAACATCTGGCTAGCGGGCCTCGGTGCCTTTGCCAAGGCGCAGGAAGAAGGCGGCAAACTTTTCGAAGCGCTCGTGAAGGAAGGCGAGGCGGTGCAGAACCGCACGTCGAAGCAGGCGCAGGAAGCCATCTCCGACGTGAAGACGAAGGCGACCGGCACTTGGGACAAGCTCGAACAGGTGTTCGTCGACCGCGTCGCTCGCGCGCTTCACAGCCTCGACGTTCCGACGAAGAACGACATCGACGCGCTCTCGAAGCGGGTGCACGAACTCACGAAGGTGGCTGAAAAGCTCTCGGCGAAACTCGACGAGGAGGCGGAAAGCAGCGGCAAGACGAAAACCGTCGCCGAGGATGCTGAGAAGTCGGCCACCAAAAAGGCATCGACGCGCGCGCATTCTTGATGCGCCATGGTCGGTAGAACTCGAAACGTCCGCGCCGAGCCGCTGCGGACGGGGGTGGCGCTTGCGGGCGGAGGCCCTCTCGGCGGCATTTATGAAGTCGGTGCGCTCATAGCGCTCGACGAGGCGCTCTGCGGCCTGCGCCTCACCGAGTGCGACGTGTATGTCGGGGTCAGCGCGGGCGCATTCTTCGCGGCCGGGCTGGCGAACGGCATGACGCCGCGCGAGATGCACGAGCTTTTCATCGAGACGGATCGGGCCGACGACCCTTTCGAGCCCGAAGTGCTCATGAAACCGGCGTTCGGCGAGTATGCAAAGCGCATCGCGATGCTCCCGCCGCTTTTCGCATCGGCGATCGCGAATTACGTGCGCGGCCCGAACCGGCGCAGCGTGCTCGAGTCGTTTCTTCGGCTTTCGCAGGCGTTGCCGGGCGGGCTTTTCGACAGCAAACCCATCCGCGATTACCTGCAAAGGCTCGCGGCCGCTCCAGGCCACACGGACGACTTCCGCGATCTGAAGCGCAAGCTTTATATCGTCGCCACCGATCTCGACCGCTCCGAACTCGTTACCTTCGGCGCGGAGGGGTTCGATCACGTGCGCATTTCGAGCGCCGTGGAGGCGAGCGCCGCGCTGCCGGGGTTCTTTCCGCCGGTCCTGATCGATGGCCGCTATTACGTCGATGGCGCGTTGCAAAAGACGCTGCACGCCTCAGCCGCGCTCAGGGATGGGGTGCGCCTCCTGTTCGCGATCAATCCGCTCGTGCCGTTCAAGGCCGACGATCCGCACCCGGACGTCGATATCAAGAGTCTCGCGGAGGGCGGCTTCGTCACCGTCATGTCGCAGACCATCCGCTCGCTGATCTATTCGCGCATGAAGGTCGGCATGGACCGCTACCGGCA of Rhodomicrobium vannielii ATCC 17100 contains these proteins:
- a CDS encoding nitrile hydratase subunit alpha; the protein is MINFLGIVGLRRVGGSAGPEHGSTSRAIATTSTVAPLGYYEALEAALSELLIAKGLIKAVDIQRAVEALDAGSPAYGARLIARAWVDPGFKARLFENANLAAREFDCDAGPGRLIVVENTPHLHNLVVSSLGVSFPRALLGRAPAWYESAAYRSRAVREPRQVLAEFGADIPSYVEVRVHDAAADHVYLVLPMRPAGSEAFLEEDLAALVTRESMIGVQVPRLPGLLPNDGAASQVEA
- a CDS encoding SH3-like domain-containing protein, whose protein sequence is MSQTTMSQTIMSQTIITDNEVPSDASAEAETPAVLVPVAPSMLPVIKGNEPRFGTGDTVHVRRVIGPAYTRTPRYVMGAKGTISRALGEFLNPDDIAYGRFTPKKMLYRVRFRQVDLWPDYKGPPNDTLEIELFEHWLTLNPKDKTDDQLPWYRRVAPGRRKRRA
- a CDS encoding SH3-like domain-containing protein, with the translated sequence MQEAPRKQNDIGGSPAGAIEFTGRESLPWQDRVEALLTLVQHPARGLFTPDDMRRRIDNAAAEGATYHERAVVALANALLERGVISGDQLADALEAVSKQGRP
- the queD gene encoding 6-carboxytetrahydropterin synthase QueD; this translates as MKVTQSFRFEAAHRLPFVKDTHPCRRVHGHSYRVELQLEGPVDPETGFVVDFFDIEAAFGPLLKRLDHYYLNEVEGLENPTAENIAAWIWDRVKDALPQLTAVRVYETPECWAEYNGA
- the pdxH gene encoding pyridoxamine 5'-phosphate oxidase; its protein translation is MTSTTDGDFTQASDPLPLFDAWFKEAERSEPNDPNAMTVATADPSGMPNARMVLLKSVDERGFVFYTNFESTKGRELLLNPQAALLFHWKSLRRQVRVRGTVEQVSAEEADAYYASRPLGSRIGAWASKQSRPLESRAALGEAVKHFGKLFAGIEPKRPPYWSGFRVVPLEIEFWQDRQYRLHDRIVFRREGRGAAWTKTQLFP
- the fabI gene encoding enoyl-ACP reductase FabI, with translation MVQTAPLMSGKRGLIMGIANNRSIAWGIAKAAADQGAELAFTYQGDALKKRVEPLAAEVGVKHVLPCDVTDDASVDAVFETLKADWGSLDFVVHAVAYSNKEELDGRYVDTTADNFSKTLLISCYSFTAIAKRAEKLMTNGGSLLTLTYYGAEKVMPHYNVMGVAKAALEASVRYLAEDLGRQKIRVNAISAGPIKTLAASGIADFRYILKWNEYNSPLRRTVSIEDVGGAGLYLLSDLSKGVTGEVHHVDAGYHVVGMKAEDAPDIAVIQSNS
- a CDS encoding histidine phosphatase family protein, which produces MPLIYFIRHGQTDYNAARRVQGWLDIPINATGRVQALRNGGVLNELISDKMRLDFISSPLLRTRQTMEIMRAAMGLPTAGYQTDDRLKEISFGEWEGMNREEIDAIAMDLHASVEADRWNKAPPGGQSFRDYTAQVLSWLAEIKRDTVVVAHGGTSRVVRAHFMKLGPVDMHKLDVPQDKVLLIEGGALHWL
- the aroC gene encoding chorismate synthase, which encodes MSYNTFGHMFRVTTWGESHGPAIGCVIDGCPPGIPLTEADIQPFLDKRRPGQSRFTTQRQEEDRVRILSGVFPNEAGVQVTTGTPVALEIQNTDQRSKDYSDIKDKFRPGHADFTYVEKYGIRDYRGGGRSSARETAMRVAAGAVARKVVPGIAIRGALVQVGAEQIDRARWDWAEVERNPFFAPDAGIVERWTAYLDGVRKAGSSCGAVVEVVAEGAPAGLGAPLYGKLDQDIAAAFMSINAVKGVEIGEGFASAALSGEDNADEMRIGPDGQPVFLSNHAGGILGGISTGQPIVARFAVKPTSSILTPRRTIDTQGHDAEILTKGRHDPCVGIRAVPVGEAMMAIVLADHWLRHRAQTGR
- a CDS encoding SDR family oxidoreductase; protein product: MIYFVTGASGFIGKRLVKALLSRADATVYFLMRSPDPARADVLRKYWGVTAKRAIAVQGDLLKPDLGVSAKNAHALKGKVDHVFHLAAVYDLDADAEIETRTNIEGTRNAVRFAETIGARHFHHMSSIAAAGLYEGTFREDMFEEARGLDHPYYASKHESEGVVRRECSVPWRVYRPGIVVGDSKSGEMDKIDGPYYFFGLIKKIRGAVPPWMPLVGLEGGRINIVPVDFVVAALDHIAHQPGLDGRAFHLTDPHPHRVGDVMNIFAHAGHAPDISMRINVGLLRLVPPGLKAGLSSMPVLRRLQAALRKELALPKDVFTFLNYPTRFDSSETQAILEPAGIMVPRLDDYAAAIWDYWERKLDPDLMTAKTLRKKLAGKVVLITGGSSGIGKATAMKLAGAGATVLIVARDPLKLEAAREEAAAKGLTLHTYAADVTHADQCDALVKQVLGEHGGVDVLINNAGRSIRRAVADSYDRMHDFERTMQVNYFGAVRLTLGLLPSMVERGDAHIINISSIGVLTSAPRFSAYIASKAALEAWTRAAAAEYFEKGVHFTVVNFPLVRTPMISPTKIYDHASVLTPDQAAEMLAEAILHRPARVATGLGVFGGLVGATAPRLGLLVNSVLFQLFPDTATKGNGAAADRAPEQHLTAEQVAFSTLFPGVHV
- a CDS encoding phasin family protein, with product MGKKLNELAGEGSDTHLVQTIRDSASNIWLAGLGAFAKAQEEGGKLFEALVKEGEAVQNRTSKQAQEAISDVKTKATGTWDKLEQVFVDRVARALHSLDVPTKNDIDALSKRVHELTKVAEKLSAKLDEEAESSGKTKTVAEDAEKSATKKASTRAHS
- a CDS encoding patatin-like phospholipase family protein, with product MVGRTRNVRAEPLRTGVALAGGGPLGGIYEVGALIALDEALCGLRLTECDVYVGVSAGAFFAAGLANGMTPREMHELFIETDRADDPFEPEVLMKPAFGEYAKRIAMLPPLFASAIANYVRGPNRRSVLESFLRLSQALPGGLFDSKPIRDYLQRLAAAPGHTDDFRDLKRKLYIVATDLDRSELVTFGAEGFDHVRISSAVEASAALPGFFPPVLIDGRYYVDGALQKTLHASAALRDGVRLLFAINPLVPFKADDPHPDVDIKSLAEGGFVTVMSQTIRSLIYSRMKVGMDRYRHEYPEADIVLFEPRRDDAMIFFTNVFSYADRRRLCEHAYQQTRADLRARASRLKPILARHGLSLNEAVLRDTSLTLLPPEDSSRRLGTALQELSDALARLEPALRAADGP